CTTTCATCAGTTATCTTGGTCAGGTGGTTCTCCATCACGGGATCAAAACTGGCTAAAAGCTCCACTTCCTTTAAGAAGTTGCCATTGTCTGGCTCATACAGACACTGTGAAGAGCCTCTAAATGACAAATTCCTTGAGGCAAGAGATAGGGTTATTTTAAGTAAGCGTTTGAGAACATCTCGCCACCTTCTTTTTTCTGCCTCCAGCAATGTCAGTGCCTGGTGGTCTATTGTCATATTTGTCTGTAAACGCATGTCCAGTTCTCTCCATTTAAACATGCACTGGGCATGGTCTGAGCTACATTCATGACTCCTCAAACTACTGTTTATGTTGGACCAGTCACTGTGGCCCTCTGCAGTCAGTTTTATAGCTTTCAAGACTGAAAAGCTTACACGCAAAACAGAACACAGCATTGTTCTGTTGTGAGTAAACAAGCCAACTTCTCATGATTTTCTCTAGCCTAGTAAATAAATGAGAGCGTTTTGAATTGTAGGCTACTATGAAATGCCCTGCCATCTAGTCCCTTTGGAAAATTAAAATCTGATGGGACTTTAAATGGGCCTCTTTGTACTATTTCAACACGATCTGCGTCTAAAACCTTTGACGGCCAAAAAGCAGGATCAGTTGGAGGGGGCACACAGGTCTCTACATTGTCACCTGCTGATGGACTCTCAATGACAGGACTTGTGCTTTCAGAGGTGGTGGTTATCTGTTGTGTATCTGTCCCTAAACTGCTGGATGAGGGTGGTTGATCAGGGCTTGGTCCTATTGTGGAGTCTACAGACCTGCTGTCCGGCTGGGTGTTGGATGTGTGCCTGAACTGCTTGTACATGGCTGCTCCTCCTGCTCGTCATCTGTATCTTCCTCTTGGCCTTGTGCTCCTCCTCGTACGTATCTCAGCATTGCCCCTGCAATAATTTAGAAATACGAAGAAAAGGATCAGTATAGAAAGAGACAAAATATTCAAACAAAGAATCTTATaccagaaaaatattataaacatttataactGAAAGCATGGCAGCCAAGGAGTTCTCCCCCTTTATTCCTTATTTatctattattaaaaataaaaaaaaatgtaaaaaaattctGCGTTAGATTAAACTGAGAAGGGTCATAGGCATAGCACTTGCATATTGTTGTCCTACTGTTAGTTTGAACTGCTTCTattgttctcatttgtaagtcgctttagataaaagcatctgcttaatgaataaataaataaatgtaaatctaaatctaaatctaatctaatataAAGCATAATAGAATGAGGTgcaataatgcacacaaatcaacagtaatgtttgctttatatcattcataatgacattttatattttatatatatatatatatatatatatatatatatatatatatatatatatatatatatatatatatataatttaacaggAATTGTTAGCCTATATGTGCACTGCACTGACTGCTAACTGTTAACGTTACTGAGAAAGTATTAACCACCGTCACGTCAAAATAAACCATAAACTACTGCTCAATATGGGCTAATGAAATAATAccggcatttaaaaaaaaaatttcattagGCTATTTTTGGTGCCCCCTCAGCGCGTGGTGGGAGTGGCGGCGCTGTATATTTACAATAGAGATATTAAAAGAAGGGCTTTGTCCAAAACAAAATAGAGTGATTGTTACAATTGAAAAACTTGGAAGGCcatttcaaatattatttttacattatttatgaaATTAATGACAGTAACAGGATTGACATAATGGTAACAGGACTGACCAGAGTAACAGGGATGACGGGACACACATTCTTCAGCATACACTTTAcatatttgtttacataatacTGTAAAGTTTCTaactttttaatttacattattgTTTTGCATTCACTTTACATAGTTGTATTAGTGAAACATTCAATTTCTAAGAGATCAAgagcctcatttataaaatgttttgcagAAACCGTCTTAAATTTGATCTTACGATCATTTCTCAGATGTGCATACGTGAGATTCATAGAAtgaacatacacacaaaaaacaagCGTATgcctctctttcagatgtgaaatctataaatcacaAATGGTCTTGAACTTGTAcacagctgaatggtttcagttctcTGCATTGTAAACAACaactaattaatgtcatttacatataaaagatcACCAGTCATCGTTAAAATCTTTAATTTAGAATGGCAAGCTGTAAGAATAGTTTAGATTTCCAAAAAACCTGCAGTAATCTGACAAGGAAAAGTGTGTACATCTTGTTTAGACCCTGATATGGCGCTAAGCACTTTtccacatttttataaatatgagcgtTGCCGTGGATTTAAGCATACGCACACTCTACGATAAAATCTGTGCGTATGCatgctttataaatgttttaaggGTACTTTAATTAGACCCATGCGTCCATATGTTTTGTCTGTGTCAGTGTGTCCCCTTAAAATATATTCTGGCCGGCCAAAAAATAAGGTTGTTTggattgtcaatacaagatcttgaccaaaaatgtaTGCACCTCCTGATGGAAATGACATcagaacatttatttccatcaagaggttaGTCTTACACTGAGGTTAAGAACTTCCATGAATGAAGTGCCCATTcatttgtgaaaatgattctctctgaaccattctttaACCCTGATGAATATTGGCATTGTCATCTTGGAATATGTCCATGATACATATTCcaacatggttgtttaagaaatgaaaagctacacactccatctgttagggttaaaatatattatatattaagtttatataatatatttaaatagttaatACTTGAATTACGAGATTCGTGTACCAACAATACTAATACTAACAATACTAAAAATACtaactaaaaatgtaactgatGCTCATATGCCACCCACACTGAATGATATAGACATCAGTAATACACCTGGGTTgaccttttaaaatgtttgcattttacaCAGATAAATGTTAAAATCAGTGTGGCTAAGTTTGACACCTAATCTGACACCATCCCTGTTACCCACATGTCAAGACCTGTTACTCTGAAAAGTGATGGTAACAGGTTTGACAATTTAAAGCTAATTTGCTATTTGCTAGCTAACAGACTAGATAACAAAAGCACATTTTGTacactttaaagggatattaCTTGTAGATAATGATtatgttacattaaataaataagtgttAAAATGAATACTTTGAAAATGGTAGCAGGTTTGACATTGCATGATATCCCCCCTCAGGCAAACCTCATAAATCATCAAAAATAGAAAAGtatagaagagagagagaaacttatttttatttgaactgTTGGCATCCTGGTTTAGAGATGATGTAACTTCCTGGAAGTGATGTCACTGGAATGTACCATTATTTATACAGGGTTCTTTGGTGAGGGTAACAGGGCTGACATGTAATCGGGGACACcgataaaattatttatattttataaaaaataatgtatactTAATGCTAAAACATTGCTTGACAATAAGACTATACTTCGGACAATATGCAAAAGtgattttcatataattttgcATTCAAATTGCAAATTAAAAGTCCTGCTGAAAAAGAACAATCATATCAAGGGACAGGCCAACAACCTTACCCTTATGAgaataaatgcaattttaattatttaaaataatatttaattgacTTTACTTTGGTGTAATATTGATAAAACAATACACAGTATTGATAAGTTTTTAAATCAcagatttatttgttgttatAGTACTTCTATGTCTGATTATTTCTTAGGGATGCAAAAGGCACCGATTTTGTggaatgacacaaaaatgaacaaagttAAAAAGATAGTTTAATGTTATGTGCACAAATAAAAGCCTAACATTGCATGTGTTGAATTTAATGTTCCCATTAAACTGGCATTTAATTCCAGTATTATATCAATATGATGTAATAGAAGTGATAATGTAGATAGATAATGTACACATAGCCTATATGAATTGTATATggcaaatattttaattttcctgAAATAATTTGTATTCTTCATATGACTTGTATGACTgggtatttaaaaatgtaatttaataagtCTGAATGAAAACTTACTCGTAAAGTAAGATCTGAGGGTTCGAAAATTCCGACACGCAAAGTGAATCGCGCACGTGATTAGACAAAAAGTGAGGCTTCGTTTGTCATTGGTCACGTGATTTCTACATTAACGACATAAGCCTCGAATCGAGGCTTCATCTGGCATCCATTTATGCTTGACACAAGCTCAGTCACACCTCAGTCTAAATGTCACATCACTAAATGGTAAAGGCTAAAGTTGGGTCTATTAATTTTTCACATGTTTGCATAATTTCGACAGTTATCTTCAACTAatgttattttcatgacaaaaattattgtcattgtagtcaGTGTTAATAGGATAAAATTAACAaactattgaaacctactaTTATTTCTAAGATATGTTgattttcaaataatattttacagtttgcAGAAAAATATGGCAAGATTTTCAGCCTTAGAATTCTTGGACCAAGAATTGTTGTGTTGGATGGATATAAACTAGTGAAGGAGGTGTACACACAACAGGGTGATAACCTCTCTGATCGTCCCATATTACCTTTATTTTATGACATCATTGGAGACAGAGGTCAGTCTaatatacactgaacaaaattataaacgcaacacttttgAGTTTTTTGTCCCtgtttttcatgagctgaactcaaagatctaagacttttatGTTTACACAAAatgcctatttctctcaaatattgttcacaaatctttctaaatctgtgttagtgagcacttctcctttgccgagataatccatccacctcgcaggtgtggcatatcaacatgctgattagacagcctgattattgcacaggtgtgtcttaggctggccacaataaattGCCACTCTAAAATCTAaatcacacagcacaatgccacagatgttGCTAGTTTTGAGGTACTGACTGGTTTTTGGACCCAACACCCccaatacagtaaaattgtacattttagagtggccttttattgtggccagcctaaggcacacctatgcaatataatatgccacacctgtgaggtggatggattatctcggcaaaggagaagtgctcaccaacacagatttagacagatttgtgaacaatatttgagagaaataggccttttgtgtacatagaaaaggtcttagatctttgagttcagctcatgaaaaatgggggcaaaaaacaaaagtgtATGCTTTTATCATTTTGTTCTGTGTAAGAATGTTAAATTAGTGGTTTAACATTTCACCCTAAATTGTCGGTAATCTACTGTAAAGGGTCTGTTTGTGAACAGGTTTGGTTGTTGCCAATGGCTATAAATGGAAGCATCAGAGGAGATTTGCACTCTCAACTCTTCGAAACTTTGGATTGGGAAAGAAAAGTTTAGAGCCATCCATCAGTCTTGAGTGTTgctttctgaatgaagccattTCAAATGAACAAGGTATTTACTGAGGTTTGTTAACTGAATACAATTGACAATTGCATTTGAAATTGTAAGCACAGTGAGATTTACAACAACTACTGTTCCAGGTCGACCATTTGACACTCGCTTACTGCTGAACAATGCTGTCTCAAATGTGATCTGTGTGCTTGTGTTTGGTAATCGATTTGAGTACAGTGACCATGACTTCCAGTCTCTGTTGAAGAACATCAATGAAGCTGTTTATCTGGAAGGAAGCATCTGGGCTCAAGTAAACATATTCTCATATTAACAAGTTAACTTTGCTTTCTTTCATTGCTCATCtactttttgttttgatttcttTAGCTTTATAACATGCTACCATGGCTCATGCGGCGACTGCCTGGACCACACAAGAAAATTATTGCTTTGTGGAACGGAGTGATTGGCTTTGTTCGAGAGAAGGTGAATGCACACAGAGCGGATTATGATCCATCAAATCCTCGAGACTACATTGACTGCTTTCTGACTGAGATGGAAAAAGTAAGACCTTTTCTGAGGGGGCATCAGTAAGTGTGCTGGTAATAATAATGTATGGCTATTGAATTGAAATACCTCTCATTCCTGCGGTTTAGCTTAAGGACGACACAGCCGCTGGGTTTGATGTGGAGAACTTGTGCATCTGTACTCTGGATCTGTTTGTAGCGGGAACTGAGACCACCTCCACCACTCTGTACTGGGGTCTTCTCTACATGATCAAATATCCTGAGATACAGGGTGAGAGATTATGTGAGGAATGGAACATTAATAGTAGTACATACATTCTTTCTAAATTTTGTATCTTCAGCCAAAGTTCAGGAGGAGATTGATCGTGTTGTGGGAGGGTCACGGCAGCCATCTTTATTAGACAAGGACAACATGCCCTTCACCAATGCTGTCATTCATGAGATACAGAGGAATGGAAATATTATCCCAGTAAATGTGGTCCGGGCTGCTGTGGCAGATACTCAGATAGGACAGTACTCTATCCCAAAGGTGGGCTTAGTGATGTTTAAAGCACTATAAGAATGTGGACTTTAGCAAAACCTATTAGTTTAAGCAGAGTAAGTGTATAATTTTACTCTTGTTAAGCCTCTTGTGGTTCTGCAGGGCACAGTAGTGACCGGCAGTTTGAAATCAGTGCTGTTTGATGAGTCGGAGTGGGAGACGCCTCACTCTTTTAATCCGGGTCACTTCTTGGATGCTGAGGGAAATTTCAGGAGGAGAGACACCTTTTTACCTTTTTCTCTAGGTATAGGCAAACTCTGTTTCCACAAAAGTAATCCAAATATATACATTGACAATGCTGTACAAGCCCCCCATAAAAAGACACTTATTATGATTACACAtcattttctctgtttttcagGAAAGAGAGTGTGTCTTGGGGAGCAGCTGGCACGGATGGAGCTGTTCCTGTTTTTCTCCTCTCTGCTGCAGCGCTTCACTTTCTCTTCACCGGCAGGTGTGGAGCCCAACTTGGATTTTAAACTGGGGGTCACTCTCTGTCCCCAGCCATATGAATTGTGTGCAGTGACACGCTAAAACAAGCAACACACATGTAATTTTAGACATttcagtaattaaaaaaaaaaaaaaaaagtttttaaaaaagaacCCAAAACATGTGTTTCTACAAGTTGCTGGGTGCTACATGATGATCTGTTTTAGCTCTTGCTTGGTTGGTTGGATGTAGACTGGCTAGTTGGTTTGGCATactaatttatttttctttacatatAAATCACCATTGGAAACAAAAAGGATCATTACCATAGTCATaaagagaaacaaaataaatctAGGTTCTGCACATGCACATCAAATGCCAAGTTTTCTCAGGGTCCCTGCAGGTccttaaaaagtgtaaaaaaaaaaaaaaaaagaaaaaaaaaagtgtgttaaaaagtgttaaattCAAATCAGATTTAAAGTAATAAAAGTCTTAATATATAACAAAGATCTTGATTATCTATTTTAAGTGGTCTTAAATTTGAGGAAGGAAAAATCAGCAATCATGATGTGTCCTACTGTGATAAACTTCTAAAGACTGATTTAATTATTGTGattgtgagtaataaataaataatgagtaATACATAAAGAAGTGTTGAATATGTCTCTACTGTGCAGGAATAACAAAGTTTAGTAACGGTGAAAGACAGCTGGTTGTCTTTGATATgatatacgtgtgtgtgtgtgtgtatatatatatatatatatatatatatatatatatatatatatatatatatatatatatatatatatatatatatatatatatatataatgtatatacacacacacactagttaatatttgaagtggatcaaaacctttcatcaaagttgtcctaaaaccaaAATGTGTTTCTTTCACAATTCTTGCAAAACATGTAAGTCTGTTATTTGTCAATGTATTAATGAAATGTCATCTTTCATGGCTTTTGATGGTCTCCAGACATGATTGTTTGTCATTATGTACCGATTGATCTGTCACAGGTGTCCATAATGGGAACTGGTCATCATTTAAGGCTCTGAAAGCTTCACTTGAGGTCAGAAAGCATTGAAAATGCCACGTTTAGTGAGATTGAAGGATTCTGACCTCAACAGAGACATTGGGATAATGCAAGGAGGCATGACACAGCATGAAGTTGCAGACGCAGTGGGGAAAAGTGTCATTTCCAGAGCCTGGAACAGGTTCAGAAGGTGTGGTAGTGTGAGTAGAAGGCATGGTGCAGGCAGACAACGGGTCACAACACCAAATCAAGACCGATACTTGACCCTGCATGCCCATAGAAATAGTTTAATGCACAATGTCAGCCTGCGAAATGACCTTTGCTATGTAACGGGCTGCGAGTGTCCACTCAGACTGTGTGGAGAGGACTTCATGAAGTTGGCGTGAGAGGCAGAAGACCAGCTGTGAGGGTGCCTCTTTTCAGAGCACACAAACTGGCACGTCTGCAATGGGTCACAAAACACCACAGGTGGACATTGAATGAGTGGGCTACAGTGCTCTTCACAGATGAGTCCCTGTTCTGCGTGAACTTCCTAGACAGGTGTAGGAGGGTCTGGCGTCGCCCTGGGGAGAGAAATTTGACTTGAACCCCATTGAACACAATTGGGAAAAGCTACAGTCAAGAGTGCAAGCACACCAGGTCCTTCCAGGAACCCATGTGGAGTTGTGAACCGCGTTGCTAGAGGAATGGCAACCCATCCCTCAACAGAATATCCAAAACCTCATCTCAAGCATGCACAGGCAATGTGAGGCTGTAATCAACGTCAGAGGTGGTAACACCAGGGCTGGGGAGTATCGAAATACATGTAACGACGTtacgtatttaaaatacaaaatttgagtaactgtatttcgttacagttacattttaaatggatggtaatcaaattacagttacattcaaaaagtatttgagattaccaaagtgattactttgaattttaatgtcatttatttcatttaataggCTATTAACGTAAGCTGTTTGAGGATTTTTAACCAACGAGCCAATGTTGATGATTCTCAGACTctgtctgtttaaaaaaaaaaaaaaaaaaaaaaaaaaaaaaaacacacaaaaaaacgcGCGCAGCCTGTTCAGATATGAGCAACCCGCAGAGTCATCAGACATGAGGTCGCACGCAAAAAATAACGGGAAAACAGGGCATAATGCATTTCTCTAGAGGAAATTCAAAGATGAAGTTTTActtataaacatgaaaaaaaggACGTACAGTAACATCATGTTACGTGTATGCAGGTCgagagacgaggcagatacAGATTTCCACAATCATACACTTTTACTTCATTAAACAAGAGCAGGAACACCAACATACAAcattaacacaacagagaacggacaaggagtgcagggagtgagtgcaatatatgggagtgctgacaatagagtccaggtgcaggtgatgagtgatgatgaggagctgacgagggaagtgagtgcaggtgtggagaacaggaggttcatgggatatggagtccagggaaacaagggatccgtaacagtacctccccctcccggtaggcgggcgccctggagacctcatgccggtgcagggggaggagtagactggagtggaggtctccagggcaggttcaaaaaccatggcgggtcaggagccatgggcagccatggcgggtcagtaGCCGTGGGCAGCCAAGTGAGGGAAGGCTGACGAATGACTGATGCGGAACCGGGGGGAGGATGGAGCCTGGCAGaactggtggactgatgggccaCGGTGGAgaagagggaggttggagccaaggGGGAGCATCTGGACCAACGCACCGAGGTGGAATCCTGGGTGAGgtggcttgaggtggaggtgcagtgTGAACATTAGTGgaaggaggtgggagagggaggcagggagggaaaacagtcttaaCAAAGTTCATAATTGGAAcagctggctcggcggcggctggagcagagggctcggcggcggctggagctgagggctcggcggcggctggagctgagggctcggcggcggagcaTGGAGAtacttgctcggcggcggagactggcgctgcctgctcggaggcggagactggcgctgcttgctcggcggcggagactggcgctgcttgctcggcggcgggaACAGAGGGCCAATCCATACTGTAAGAAAAAATGATGAGGACGTTGAAGATCTCGATGAAGAAGTTTATTGCAGCTTAGCAGTGACAAAGTACACGTAGCACCTTGGGTTCATCGGAGTCGGAATGAACCCAGAACATCCAAATCTCAAAACTTTTATCCTGTTACAGTTCACCACTCTTCATGTAAATGTAGTTTCTCATGTTTTACCAGCTGTGGTCTGTATGTTAATGAAGTTGTGACACCTCATTGTCTGAGATGGTTCTCTGTGTCCCACACCCATACCCATTCTACAATTGATTACCATTTGCTCAGGATTTGATCAACCAAATGGTACATAAACAATATACCAGttgactttcttcttctctatgATAATTAAGCCATTTTGGGGATGAGCTtattctaaaatatactttggagtGGAATCTGGGTCGAGGCAGACTACAATTTCTTACAGTCCCCTCTTTGATGCTCTTGGCCCAAAAGAAGCATCACAACCACTCCATTTTCACAGATTACACCTCCCGTTCTCTATTGGGCAGGTGCCCAGTGGCGGTGAAGCCCTGCCTTAGGTTGTCCTCCGCTGGCCAAAAGAGAATCTTACCCGTCATTGGGTCGACACCTCATGCACACTGGTTAAAGCTCCATCCAATTGGGCAGAATTATCAAATAGACACTTCTAAAATTTGGCAAAATGAAATACAAACATCTTGGGTTTGGGTGAGAAGACATTCAAGGACCATCACAGCCAGTGGGAGTGTCCTAAAGTTAGAGTTATTTACAATTTGACATTAAAACATAATAACAAGGAagatacatacacatacagctGTTTTAAAGGTTACATCCCAAATGAAAACAGAATAGGCAATAGCTAAGTCTCCAACGTGCATTTGTTTTGCCAAAAtcttgtctttttgtttttttcttcaaaacctTGTTGGGCTTTCATAATCTTTCCTTTGCATCAGTAATAATAGCAAattgtttagtttttattaactctaataaaaaatcaatagacaatataatgtgtgtgtttgtgtgtgtgtgtgtgtgcacgcttttTCATTTTGTCCTGTGTATTGTGTCCATTTTCTCAGTGTGGACATCCTTTATCCACATGTGTGCGTTCAGCATTcaataatacattttctgcaTCCAAGTATGCATATATTTGTCTCATTCTAGTGTCATGTGCAGTGAGTCTGTCGTTGTGCATTTCTTGTGGGTATGTTCTTTTGCCCACTTGTTTTACATCTAGGTGGAAGGACGTCTGTCCATAGTCTCTGAAGCTG
Above is a window of Megalobrama amblycephala isolate DHTTF-2021 linkage group LG11, ASM1881202v1, whole genome shotgun sequence DNA encoding:
- the LOC125277856 gene encoding cytochrome P450 2J3-like — translated: MPKNFPPGPWSLPIIGDLHHIDNRKIHLQFAKFAEKYGKIFSLRILGPRIVVLDGYKLVKEVYTQQGDNLSDRPILPLFYDIIGDRGLVVANGYKWKHQRRFALSTLRNFGLGKKSLEPSISLECCFLNEAISNEQGRPFDTRLLLNNAVSNVICVLVFGNRFEYSDHDFQSLLKNINEAVYLEGSIWAQLYNMLPWLMRRLPGPHKKIIALWNGVIGFVREKVNAHRADYDPSNPRDYIDCFLTEMEKLKDDTAAGFDVENLCICTLDLFVAGTETTSTTLYWGLLYMIKYPEIQAKVQEEIDRVVGGSRQPSLLDKDNMPFTNAVIHEIQRNGNIIPVNVVRAAVADTQIGQYSIPKGTVVTGSLKSVLFDESEWETPHSFNPGHFLDAEGNFRRRDTFLPFSLGKRVCLGEQLARMELFLFFSSLLQRFTFSSPAGVEPNLDFKLGVTLCPQPYELCAVTR